In one window of Photorhabdus laumondii subsp. laumondii DNA:
- a CDS encoding YdbH family protein, with protein MITKGLKIFITILMLSVLLIAVGWFSIPHWLPKVTGRWLPPGMMVSLKQPKWKNGALQLDDISLQVKDCRLIRVSRLSVSYPYSEIDNSYHWRLNAADISGDINCLNQLPKSTQSHDPLSVADILALIPQGSLSVENLSFHPWQDFAGRLEFNSSSQGQELSYQGKKVKLSAHIYGKESLVIDQLAIKLPEQEISLNGEMTLPLNVDKLPPHGDVKGKIIARQYAHPLNIKLGWRGTSGKLIIGEEGTTVPLAELPWQFNQDQFDITDGKWQWTSAEQPLAGGVNIKIAHWQQGLDNLLMSGRINLVTQGKRGKANIVLTIKPGRINSLNTQLPLQLTGQINVQDMMMAMSLPAIIDGPLVNPKMTFQSGSLFRVWGRLSDEFMVKDARSPLAGTYLTREGFTGRLQAIVNAQHRDWGKFRLHLDGHAEDFMPDKGYWRWNYWGDGYLPPLQAKWDIVGKGRWHDTLINVNEMTTGFNVIKHGMIRVDTPRLQLTKPLEWQRSEKLPAFKGELRLTAKKTSFRSGGFLPPAELTAKLTGESPNNFIVNGDLSSRNIGPIPFYSRWDGARLRGEARWPTQSLLAFQPLVPKDLGINLRSGDLYAQAAFSATRGQGFVAGGHWVVKNGSMWLKEGEISGLDFVLPWRLKESIWQFGVKSPVQLRVKTINNLFEMRNLTADLQGFYPPSEQKPLELTNVNVGILDGQINLDKLRLPQHHPAILALDKLELSRLLTVLKVKQFAISGKISGKLPLFINNERWIVQQGQITNIDHMTLRLDKDTVDSINKDNISAGAAMDWLRYLEISRLRAQLSLDNLGILALSAEIQGVNSLRDKKRQVKLNYHHEENIFHLWRSLRFGNNLEDWLQQNISVLNGSDK; from the coding sequence TTGATAACCAAAGGGTTAAAAATATTCATTACCATACTGATGTTATCGGTATTGCTGATAGCAGTGGGATGGTTTTCTATTCCTCATTGGTTACCTAAGGTCACTGGTCGCTGGTTACCTCCAGGTATGATGGTTTCATTGAAACAACCAAAATGGAAAAATGGGGCTTTGCAATTGGATGATATTTCATTGCAGGTGAAGGATTGCAGGCTTATTCGTGTATCGCGATTATCTGTTAGTTACCCATATTCAGAGATAGATAACAGTTATCATTGGCGATTAAATGCCGCAGATATTAGCGGGGATATCAATTGCCTAAATCAGTTACCTAAATCGACACAAAGCCATGATCCACTGTCTGTTGCTGATATTTTAGCTCTTATTCCACAGGGAAGTTTGTCCGTGGAAAATCTTTCTTTTCATCCCTGGCAAGATTTTGCTGGAAGACTAGAATTCAATTCCTCTTCTCAGGGGCAAGAACTCAGTTATCAGGGGAAGAAGGTTAAATTGTCAGCGCATATTTATGGTAAGGAATCGCTAGTTATTGACCAACTGGCAATTAAATTACCAGAACAGGAAATCAGCCTTAATGGTGAAATGACATTACCTCTTAATGTGGACAAATTACCGCCTCATGGTGATGTAAAAGGTAAAATTATTGCCAGGCAATATGCGCACCCGCTGAATATCAAGTTAGGTTGGCGAGGGACATCCGGCAAACTTATTATCGGCGAAGAGGGGACAACAGTACCTTTGGCCGAATTGCCTTGGCAGTTTAACCAAGACCAGTTTGATATTACTGATGGTAAATGGCAGTGGACGAGTGCGGAACAACCTCTTGCGGGAGGAGTGAATATTAAGATTGCTCATTGGCAACAAGGGTTGGATAACCTGCTAATGAGTGGTCGTATAAATTTGGTCACTCAGGGTAAACGTGGTAAAGCGAATATTGTGTTAACGATAAAACCGGGCCGGATAAATTCATTAAATACGCAACTTCCTTTGCAATTAACGGGTCAGATTAATGTGCAGGATATGATGATGGCTATGTCATTGCCTGCGATAATTGATGGTCCGCTGGTTAATCCGAAAATGACTTTCCAGTCAGGTTCGTTGTTTCGGGTTTGGGGGCGATTGTCTGATGAGTTTATGGTTAAAGATGCCCGATCACCGTTAGCGGGAACTTATCTGACACGTGAAGGTTTTACGGGTCGGTTACAGGCGATTGTTAATGCGCAACACCGTGACTGGGGAAAATTCCGTTTGCATCTAGATGGTCATGCCGAGGATTTTATGCCGGATAAAGGCTATTGGCGTTGGAACTATTGGGGAGATGGCTATTTGCCGCCACTACAGGCTAAATGGGATATCGTTGGAAAAGGGCGTTGGCATGACACATTGATTAACGTCAACGAAATGACTACCGGTTTTAATGTGATTAAGCACGGTATGATTCGGGTGGATACGCCGCGTCTACAATTAACAAAACCATTGGAATGGCAACGTTCAGAGAAATTGCCCGCCTTTAAGGGTGAGTTACGGCTGACAGCGAAGAAAACATCATTTCGGTCCGGTGGCTTTTTGCCCCCTGCTGAGCTGACAGCAAAATTGACAGGAGAAAGCCCGAATAACTTTATTGTTAATGGTGATCTTTCATCAAGAAATATTGGTCCGATCCCTTTTTACAGTCGTTGGGATGGAGCAAGATTGCGTGGTGAAGCGCGTTGGCCTACTCAATCCTTACTTGCATTTCAGCCGTTGGTACCTAAAGATTTAGGCATAAACTTACGATCAGGTGATCTTTATGCGCAGGCCGCTTTTTCTGCCACACGAGGGCAAGGTTTTGTTGCGGGGGGACACTGGGTAGTAAAAAATGGCAGCATGTGGCTTAAAGAGGGTGAAATCAGTGGACTTGATTTTGTCTTACCGTGGCGGCTGAAAGAGAGTATCTGGCAATTTGGTGTTAAATCGCCGGTTCAACTACGAGTGAAAACGATTAATAACCTGTTTGAAATGCGTAACTTGACGGCGGACTTACAGGGATTTTATCCACCATCGGAACAAAAACCGCTGGAATTGACTAATGTGAATGTAGGTATATTGGATGGACAGATTAACTTAGATAAATTAAGGCTTCCTCAGCATCATCCTGCTATTTTGGCGCTTGATAAATTGGAGTTAAGTCGCCTTCTTACTGTGTTGAAAGTCAAACAATTTGCGATATCCGGCAAAATCAGCGGAAAATTGCCGTTGTTTATTAATAATGAACGTTGGATAGTTCAGCAAGGTCAGATTACCAATATCGACCATATGACCTTACGTCTGGATAAAGACACGGTAGATTCCATTAACAAAGATAATATTTCCGCTGGTGCCGCTATGGATTGGTTACGCTATTTAGAAATCAGTCGTTTACGGGCGCAGCTCAGTCTTGATAATTTAGGGATTCTGGCACTTAGCGCTGAAATTCAAGGTGTTAATTCATTAAGAGATAAAAAACGGCAAGTCAAGCTGAATTACCATCATGAAGAGAATATCTTTCACTTATGGCGCAGCTTACGGTTTGGCAACAATCTTGAAGATTGGTTACAGCAAAATATCTCTGTATTAAATGGGAGTGATAAATGA
- a CDS encoding YnbE family lipoprotein — MTKQTGMKLFLLSMGPLMLSGCIRLEVATPEKPININMNVKIEHEIQIKVDRQVEEMLKNNTGLF; from the coding sequence ATGACAAAACAAACTGGAATGAAGCTGTTCTTACTATCAATGGGGCCTTTAATGCTGTCAGGTTGTATACGCCTTGAAGTGGCAACACCGGAGAAGCCCATTAATATTAATATGAATGTCAAAATTGAGCATGAAATTCAGATAAAAGTAGACAGGCAAGTTGAAGAGATGCTCAAGAATAACACGGGTTTATTCTAG
- a CDS encoding YdbL family protein, whose amino-acid sequence MKRTGTGILLLASVLFSSSVVGMTLNEAKQKGLVGETFSGYLAIVKTDNQAQALVAEINQAREKKYAEIAAGNNISTEQVAKLTGEKLVNRAEPGEYVRGINGKWLKK is encoded by the coding sequence ATGAAGAGAACAGGTACGGGAATATTGTTATTGGCTAGTGTATTGTTCAGCTCTTCCGTTGTAGGAATGACTCTGAATGAGGCAAAGCAGAAAGGATTGGTTGGTGAAACTTTCAGTGGTTATCTGGCTATAGTGAAAACAGATAATCAGGCACAAGCTTTGGTGGCAGAAATTAATCAAGCCCGTGAGAAAAAATACGCAGAAATTGCGGCTGGCAATAATATTTCTACAGAGCAAGTGGCTAAACTTACTGGCGAAAAATTGGTGAATAGAGCTGAACCTGGTGAGTATGTGCGTGGTATTAATGGTAAGTGGTTGAAGAAATAA
- a CDS encoding FMN-dependent NADH-azoreductase codes for MSKVLVLKSSIMAQHSHTNQMADFFIEKWQTNHADDSITVRDLTAQSIPALDNELVHALRPSGNEMTARQKETLALSDELIAELQDNDVIVITAPMYNFHIPTQLKSYFDMIARAGVTFRYTENGPEGLLKGKQVIILTSRGGIHKDGPSDLLVPYLRLFLSFIGLTDIEFVFTEGVALGPDAANQAQQTAREVLQAIAS; via the coding sequence ATGAGTAAAGTTCTGGTTCTTAAATCCAGCATTATGGCGCAGCATTCACATACTAACCAAATGGCAGATTTCTTCATTGAAAAGTGGCAAACCAATCATGCCGATGACAGCATTACAGTACGCGATCTGACTGCACAATCCATTCCTGCTCTGGATAATGAACTGGTTCATGCATTGCGTCCGAGTGGCAATGAAATGACCGCTCGCCAAAAAGAGACGTTAGCACTATCTGACGAACTGATTGCGGAATTGCAGGATAATGACGTTATTGTTATTACTGCACCTATGTACAACTTCCACATTCCAACCCAACTGAAAAGCTATTTTGATATGATAGCGCGTGCTGGCGTGACTTTCCGTTATACCGAGAATGGCCCAGAAGGTCTGCTAAAAGGCAAACAAGTCATCATCCTGACCAGCCGTGGCGGCATCCATAAAGATGGCCCCAGTGATCTGTTAGTGCCTTATCTGCGTCTGTTCCTAAGTTTCATTGGGCTCACTGATATAGAGTTTGTATTTACCGAAGGTGTCGCATTAGGCCCTGATGCCGCAAATCAAGCGCAACAAACCGCCCGTGAAGTTTTGCAAGCAATAGCTTCCTGA
- a CDS encoding tlde1 domain-containing protein — translation MTWKYSQGTGVLTHNGSFIAKGYSGHGAGINNPSMEQVEGEGPIPRGYYRINGYSNSITKVTVILDPIMGTNTFGRSLFRIHGDRRDGTYRQASHGCIIINGYNLRKEIANSSDTILVVE, via the coding sequence ATGACGTGGAAATATTCACAAGGCACTGGTGTACTTACACATAATGGCTCTTTTATTGCAAAGGGCTATAGCGGTCATGGAGCTGGAATAAATAATCCCTCTATGGAACAGGTTGAAGGTGAAGGGCCAATTCCTCGTGGTTATTACAGAATCAACGGTTATTCTAACTCAATAACCAAGGTTACCGTGATATTAGATCCTATTATGGGAACTAATACGTTTGGACGCTCTCTTTTTAGAATACATGGTGACAGACGGGATGGAACATACCGTCAGGCATCACATGGCTGCATCATTATAAACGGCTATAATCTCAGAAAAGAGATAGCCAACTCTAGCGATACAATTCTGGTAGTCGAATGA
- a CDS encoding type II toxin-antitoxin system CcdA family antitoxin, giving the protein MRSTIVTRPGAKKGTNVYLTTDLVDAARSLNMNLSATLDELLAQAVEAKKCEQKEDAQSIQVINKFLERAGIITDDEFFGSL; this is encoded by the coding sequence ATGAGATCTACAATTGTTACGCGGCCTGGAGCCAAGAAGGGCACTAACGTATACCTCACAACAGATCTGGTAGACGCGGCCCGTAGCCTGAATATGAACTTATCGGCTACGCTGGATGAACTTTTGGCGCAGGCTGTAGAAGCTAAAAAATGTGAGCAAAAGGAAGATGCGCAGAGTATACAGGTAATTAATAAGTTCTTAGAACGTGCAGGGATAATTACTGATGATGAGTTTTTTGGGAGCCTTTGA
- a CDS encoding CcdB family protein, which produces MMSQFDVYRNPSAKSNKFWPYYLVIQHDYFENLSTRLIVPLTSTGEMELTRKRITPVVDINGDKYYVFTPAITFLDANKIKKKDFICNVVISRGEILSAIDAIITNA; this is translated from the coding sequence TTGATGTCGCAATTTGATGTTTATCGTAATCCTTCAGCAAAATCTAATAAATTTTGGCCTTATTATCTGGTTATTCAGCATGATTATTTTGAAAATTTATCAACAAGATTAATTGTTCCACTGACTTCAACAGGAGAAATGGAACTAACTCGTAAACGTATTACGCCGGTAGTTGATATCAATGGTGATAAATATTATGTATTTACTCCGGCTATTACATTCCTTGACGCCAATAAAATAAAGAAAAAAGATTTTATATGTAATGTTGTCATTTCCCGAGGAGAAATTCTCTCAGCAATTGATGCTATTATCACTAATGCATAA
- a CDS encoding fimbrial protein: MFNIYNKFKYFLIITNLLIGLIVSSYSFAANCQFEKGFKPEITHLSFGTLYVPRDQAIGTTIYEYRADELDNKNNIFYCDTNINTSWGYTSYKSAEYNKDAVYESGVPGVGIRINTWGPGYGIDWLPRIANNPVSCDNSGRWYCGKTWGYLTIQLIKIAPTTGSGFVRNEQLIQARVNNHIVHTYRLGNTRIITKSCSLKNNNVTVPMGDIKKSDFSGINSIAGGKDFEVILDCDDDVQIQLMLDGKKAKNNLYHVWALDQNDNRTTASGVGMQILYNNQPVIIHSQINIGNSYSGGKLSIPLHARYFQTDRNITPGQANVTATMTLTYQ; encoded by the coding sequence ATGTTTAATATTTACAATAAATTTAAATATTTTCTCATTATCACCAACTTATTAATTGGTTTGATAGTCAGTTCTTATAGTTTTGCCGCTAACTGCCAGTTTGAGAAAGGATTTAAACCAGAAATCACTCATCTCTCCTTTGGAACCTTATATGTGCCAAGAGATCAAGCTATTGGCACAACCATTTACGAATATCGTGCAGATGAATTAGATAATAAAAATAATATCTTCTATTGCGATACAAACATTAATACATCATGGGGATACACATCCTACAAAAGTGCAGAATACAACAAGGATGCTGTTTACGAGTCCGGCGTCCCCGGTGTTGGTATCAGAATAAATACTTGGGGCCCCGGCTATGGTATCGACTGGTTACCCCGTATTGCTAATAACCCTGTAAGCTGTGACAATTCTGGTCGTTGGTATTGTGGTAAAACATGGGGTTATCTGACAATTCAGCTAATAAAAATAGCACCAACAACAGGTTCTGGTTTTGTCAGAAACGAACAATTAATTCAGGCACGGGTAAATAATCATATCGTGCATACTTACCGTTTGGGAAATACCCGAATTATTACTAAAAGCTGCTCACTGAAAAATAACAACGTTACTGTCCCTATGGGCGATATCAAAAAAAGCGATTTTTCTGGCATTAATAGTATCGCAGGAGGGAAGGATTTTGAGGTTATTTTAGATTGTGATGATGATGTCCAGATTCAATTAATGCTTGACGGAAAGAAAGCAAAAAATAACTTATATCATGTCTGGGCGCTTGATCAAAATGATAATCGCACAACTGCTTCCGGTGTGGGTATGCAAATTCTTTACAACAACCAACCTGTCATTATCCATTCACAAATAAATATTGGTAATAGCTATTCAGGTGGGAAGTTATCTATCCCTTTACACGCCCGCTATTTTCAGACCGATCGCAATATTACCCCTGGGCAGGCAAATGTAACTGCAACAATGACTTTAACTTATCAGTAA
- a CDS encoding fimbria/pilus outer membrane usher protein: MILVVLLPRKKQPFNKTTTLLYARKLIMGKCSQHKINKQPYNIEHSWLLLLPFITVGVLFYPAKTYSEDYFNIHALEIGTDFGSPEDIDLSIFTQDDYPPGIYWVDIYLNRDKIDTRNVTFVTINNKLLPKLTIQQLQDMGVKIDSFPELISLPPETELSDLSQYIPSASTTFNFSQQRLDISIPQAILNSQARGYVSPELWQQGLTSLLINYNYSGSNTWQDNPSGSTQTHYLNLRTGANWQAWRLRNYSTYTSRDKSWKSINTYLQRDIHALKGQLTLGDSFTPSYIFEGVQFRGLQLVSDDNMLPDSLQGFAPSVRGIAQSNAQVTIKQNGYIIYQTYVSPGPFVINDLFPTTTSGNLDVIIKEADGQEYRSTQSFSTIPIMLREGGLQYSITLGQYQSSNNRGREPNFTQGALVYGFSNNITAYGGTIFSKDYQSVALGSGYNFGILGSLSFDITHANTDLPSNISTKGQSYRFQYAKDLSLTGTNFTLAGYRYSTHGFYDFKEANDIENSNKSDWRYRTNKRSKLQLHINQSLGNFGSLYLSAFQQNYWQQPGYERNINAGYSTNYNNINYSLNYTYSQLPDTNKNEQLFSFSIQIPLDRWLKNSWTSYNFNTNKNKDISHQVGLSGTALQDNNLIYSLQQSYTNHGTGAGGHIHAEYKGAYGQLSTGYSYDRHSHQLNYGLQGGIVAHPYGMTLSQHLGDTLALVRADGAQGIKIQNNVGIATDWNGYAVIPYVSSYRKNRIALDTHSLADNVDIDVNAQTVIPTRGALVLADFKTRIGHRVLINLYYQENPIPFGAVVTLEKHHDIDEVNSAIVSHEGQVYLTGLPDSGRLFVKWGYKDIQECVVNYNLPEKTPLSGIYIIAAHCK; encoded by the coding sequence ATGATTTTGGTGGTGCTACTGCCGAGGAAAAAACAACCATTTAATAAAACCACTACATTACTCTACGCCAGAAAATTAATTATGGGAAAGTGCTCACAGCATAAGATTAATAAGCAACCATACAATATTGAACATTCATGGCTCTTATTATTGCCATTTATAACTGTTGGCGTACTTTTTTACCCGGCTAAAACTTATTCTGAAGATTATTTCAATATTCATGCTCTGGAAATAGGTACTGATTTTGGTTCACCTGAAGACATTGATCTCTCTATTTTCACGCAAGATGACTATCCGCCCGGTATTTACTGGGTAGATATTTACCTTAATAGAGATAAAATAGATACTAGGAACGTAACCTTTGTCACGATAAATAATAAATTGCTACCCAAGCTGACAATTCAGCAATTACAAGATATGGGAGTAAAAATTGATAGCTTTCCAGAGCTGATCAGTTTACCACCAGAAACAGAGTTGTCTGATCTAAGTCAATATATTCCATCAGCAAGCACCACCTTCAATTTTAGTCAGCAAAGACTGGATATCAGTATTCCACAAGCAATATTAAACAGTCAGGCAAGAGGTTATGTTTCGCCTGAATTATGGCAGCAAGGATTAACTTCATTACTGATTAACTATAATTATAGTGGTTCAAATACCTGGCAAGATAATCCATCTGGTTCTACGCAGACCCATTATCTGAATCTTCGAACAGGTGCTAATTGGCAAGCATGGCGCTTACGCAATTATTCTACCTATACCAGTCGTGATAAGAGTTGGAAAAGTATTAACACCTATTTACAACGAGATATTCACGCACTAAAAGGACAATTAACGCTAGGTGACAGCTTTACCCCCTCCTATATTTTTGAGGGTGTTCAATTCCGTGGCTTACAGTTAGTTTCTGATGACAATATGTTACCAGACAGCTTACAAGGTTTCGCCCCTAGTGTCCGAGGAATTGCTCAAAGTAATGCTCAAGTTACAATCAAGCAAAATGGCTATATCATTTATCAAACTTATGTTTCACCGGGTCCATTTGTCATTAATGACCTTTTCCCAACCACAACAAGTGGAAATTTGGACGTTATTATCAAGGAAGCAGATGGTCAGGAATATCGATCTACTCAGTCTTTTTCGACTATACCGATTATGTTACGGGAAGGAGGCTTGCAATATTCGATAACACTAGGCCAATATCAATCATCAAATAATCGTGGGAGAGAGCCTAATTTTACCCAAGGCGCATTAGTCTATGGTTTTTCTAATAATATCACTGCCTACGGTGGTACGATTTTTTCAAAAGATTATCAATCCGTTGCTTTAGGATCAGGTTATAATTTTGGTATATTGGGTTCTCTCTCTTTTGATATCACTCACGCTAACACCGATTTACCATCTAATATAAGTACCAAAGGGCAATCCTATCGTTTTCAATATGCAAAAGACCTCTCATTAACAGGAACTAATTTTACTCTAGCAGGCTATCGTTATTCGACTCACGGTTTTTATGATTTTAAAGAAGCCAATGATATAGAGAATTCCAATAAAAGCGACTGGCGTTACCGCACCAATAAAAGAAGCAAATTACAACTGCATATTAATCAATCTCTGGGAAATTTTGGCAGTTTATATCTGTCCGCCTTTCAACAAAATTATTGGCAACAACCTGGCTATGAACGTAATATCAACGCAGGTTATAGCACCAATTATAATAATATTAATTACAGCCTGAATTATACCTATAGCCAACTTCCAGATACGAATAAAAATGAGCAGCTTTTTTCATTCAGCATACAGATTCCATTAGATCGCTGGCTAAAGAATAGCTGGACCAGTTACAATTTTAATACCAATAAAAACAAAGATATTTCCCACCAAGTAGGTTTAAGTGGCACAGCGCTGCAAGACAATAATTTAATTTATAGTTTACAGCAGAGTTACACCAATCACGGTACTGGCGCTGGCGGTCATATTCATGCGGAATATAAAGGCGCTTATGGTCAACTTAGTACTGGTTATAGTTATGATCGTCATTCTCACCAATTGAATTATGGCCTTCAAGGAGGCATTGTTGCTCACCCATACGGCATGACGCTTTCACAACATTTGGGAGATACATTGGCATTAGTCCGGGCTGATGGCGCTCAAGGAATAAAGATCCAAAATAATGTTGGTATTGCTACCGATTGGAATGGTTATGCAGTTATTCCTTATGTCAGCAGTTACCGGAAAAATCGGATTGCACTGGATACGCATTCATTAGCAGATAATGTCGATATTGACGTTAATGCCCAAACCGTTATTCCTACTCGTGGGGCATTAGTCCTGGCCGATTTTAAAACCCGGATAGGTCACAGAGTTCTCATCAATCTCTATTATCAAGAAAATCCTATTCCTTTTGGTGCAGTTGTCACATTAGAAAAACACCATGACATTGATGAAGTAAATAGCGCTATTGTCAGTCATGAAGGGCAAGTTTACCTTACTGGTTTACCCGATAGTGGACGATTATTCGTTAAATGGGGCTATAAAGATATTCAGGAATGTGTCGTTAATTACAACTTACCGGAAAAAACTCCTTTATCCGGTATTTATATAATAGCAGCTCACTGTAAATAA
- a CDS encoding fimbrial biogenesis chaperone, whose protein sequence is MQYQRLFTVIFLYIISINFAIAGVVIGGTRVIYMSDKKEASISISNPEKDAPYLIQSWIQDENDNMKTPFIVTPPIFKLAADHENILRIVKTESNLPQDRESLFWLNVKSIPTSVKSNQNQLQITVKSKFKLFYRPANLAEKSSTAYKELKFRTENNSLIAENPTPYFISFSYLKVDQHEIKPAGMIKPFSQLSWPLPAKNIKQVNWKAINDFGGATAEEKTTI, encoded by the coding sequence GTGCAGTATCAACGCCTATTCACAGTAATTTTTCTATATATTATCAGTATAAATTTCGCTATCGCTGGTGTCGTCATTGGTGGAACCCGTGTTATTTACATGAGTGACAAAAAAGAAGCGTCTATTTCTATAAGCAACCCGGAGAAAGATGCACCTTACCTAATTCAATCTTGGATCCAAGATGAAAATGATAATATGAAGACTCCTTTTATCGTTACTCCTCCGATCTTTAAACTCGCAGCAGACCATGAAAATATCCTGCGTATTGTAAAAACAGAAAGTAACCTACCTCAAGATCGGGAATCACTTTTTTGGTTAAATGTAAAGTCTATTCCTACCTCGGTGAAATCAAATCAGAATCAATTACAAATAACAGTTAAGTCAAAGTTTAAATTGTTTTACCGCCCTGCAAATTTGGCAGAAAAGTCAAGTACCGCATACAAAGAGCTCAAATTCCGTACGGAAAATAATTCATTGATCGCAGAGAACCCCACCCCTTACTTCATTTCATTCTCTTACCTTAAAGTAGATCAACATGAAATAAAACCTGCGGGCATGATTAAACCCTTTAGCCAACTAAGCTGGCCTCTGCCGGCAAAGAACATAAAACAGGTAAATTGGAAAGCAATTAATGATTTTGGTGGTGCTACTGCCGAGGAAAAAACAACCATTTAA
- a CDS encoding fimbrial protein: protein MKAKLIISSLLASSVFISVANAADGKINFTGNIIANACKIDTDSANQNVNMGTISSNAFSGVDSTAAATPFSIKMSDCPPEYTHAQVKFDGQIDNRNNNLLALSNDKGQEVADGVAIGIYEEDNSTLIPLAKASKSQAFTDQKTAELKFIAKYVATAQAISPGSGDAVANFTIVYN, encoded by the coding sequence ATGAAAGCTAAACTGATTATTTCATCCTTACTTGCATCTTCTGTATTTATTTCTGTAGCAAATGCAGCAGACGGAAAAATCAACTTTACAGGTAATATCATCGCGAATGCCTGTAAAATCGATACCGACTCTGCAAATCAAAACGTAAACATGGGAACAATTAGCTCAAATGCATTTAGTGGCGTAGATAGTACCGCGGCTGCAACACCCTTTAGCATTAAGATGAGTGATTGCCCACCAGAATATACTCATGCACAAGTTAAATTTGATGGGCAGATAGATAATAGAAATAACAATCTCCTGGCCTTATCCAATGATAAAGGCCAGGAAGTCGCCGATGGCGTTGCTATTGGTATCTATGAAGAAGATAACTCAACGCTGATTCCTTTGGCAAAAGCTTCCAAATCCCAGGCTTTTACTGATCAAAAAACAGCAGAATTGAAGTTCATTGCAAAATATGTTGCTACAGCTCAAGCAATTAGCCCGGGCTCAGGTGATGCAGTCGCCAATTTTACGATTGTTTATAACTAA
- a CDS encoding alpha/beta fold hydrolase encodes MKQFVLILGFLSIVFAVAHPASAMQAEQKTVTNGVASIEYSVRGKGPLLVVIASTGRGTAEFAPLADRLARRGYRVALPEPRGISGSTGPMENVTFHDFADDFAAVVAAEGGKAIVVGHAYGHWIAKTIASDYPEMTRGIVLLAGAAKSWPSELSDAIMVISDPKSTREERLTKLKLAFFAAGNDPTPWLEGWHSDVIKSQSSARKLTNRKDWWAGGTAPILDLQAGSDPFRPESSRMEAKDEFGNRVTVAVIEGASHALPAEKPIEAAMQLPIGPIN; translated from the coding sequence ATGAAACAGTTCGTCTTGATATTAGGCTTTTTGTCCATCGTGTTTGCCGTCGCGCATCCGGCTTCGGCCATGCAAGCAGAGCAGAAAACTGTCACCAATGGCGTGGCATCGATCGAATATTCGGTGCGAGGGAAGGGGCCACTGCTCGTGGTGATTGCTTCAACCGGGCGGGGAACCGCGGAATTCGCGCCACTCGCAGATCGACTGGCGAGGCGCGGCTATCGCGTTGCTCTGCCGGAACCACGCGGAATCTCGGGGTCGACTGGTCCGATGGAAAATGTGACTTTCCACGACTTTGCCGACGATTTTGCGGCAGTAGTTGCGGCGGAAGGAGGTAAGGCAATTGTGGTGGGGCACGCTTATGGCCATTGGATCGCCAAGACGATTGCCTCGGATTATCCCGAAATGACGCGTGGCATCGTACTTTTGGCTGGGGCGGCGAAATCTTGGCCCTCGGAGCTCTCGGATGCGATCATGGTGATAAGTGATCCGAAATCTACCCGTGAGGAGCGGCTGACGAAACTTAAGCTTGCCTTCTTCGCGGCAGGCAATGACCCGACGCCTTGGCTTGAGGGGTGGCATTCTGATGTTATAAAAAGTCAGTCCTCGGCGCGTAAGCTAACCAATCGCAAGGATTGGTGGGCTGGCGGGACGGCACCAATCCTCGATCTACAGGCGGGTTCCGATCCGTTTCGACCTGAATCGTCTCGAATGGAGGCGAAGGATGAGTTCGGCAACCGCGTTACTGTCGCAGTGATTGAAGGTGCCAGCCATGCGCTACCGGCCGAAAAGCCGATCGAGGCGGCAATGCAATTGCCGATTGGGCCGATAAACTGA